In Capsicum annuum cultivar UCD-10X-F1 chromosome 7, UCD10Xv1.1, whole genome shotgun sequence, one genomic interval encodes:
- the LOC124885906 gene encoding uncharacterized protein LOC124885906 produces the protein MVQLLRSAGEFQGLSHEDPQQHLQTFLEISDTYIPEDVNVDYVRLALFPFSLSGEVDRWLLAEPHQSITTWEDCARRFLIQFFPSQKITRLRSEILSFGQKDGENLYQTWERFKEGLVSNTKILLDSAAGGQALEKTYEELYTLLNRIAQGIPNWHADSRNAPKKVAGVLEVDQFTALQAQIAAMQNHMTTQLNNLKLGTTQPAATINVVQQVYSWCKVCESGEHKADACSVNPNSVNHVGNANRQGQQNFVNTYNPNWRNHPNFSWVENQVQNTNQYKGPVQPNPQPVQKNQATASNSNVEEILKQFMAQQA, from the exons atggtgcaattgttgAGATCTGCTGGAGAATTTCAGGgactttcacacgaggatccgcAGCAACACTTACAAACCTTCCTGGAGATAAGCGACACATATATTCCTGAAGATGTAAATGTTGATTATGTCAGATTGGCACTCTTTCCCTTTTCTCTATCGGGGGAAGTAGATAGATGGTTACTTGCTGAACCACATCAATCCATCACTACATGGGAAGATTGTGCTCGAAGGtttctcattcaattttttccatCTCAGAAAATTACACGATTAAGGAGTGAGATATTGAGCTTCGGACagaaagatggagaaaatctctaccaaacttgggagagatttaagg AAGGCCTTGTTTCTAATacaaagattctcttggattcagcagCAGGGGGTCAAGCTTTAGAGAAAACATATGAAGAATTGTATACCTTGCTGAATCGAATTGCACAAGGAATTCCTAATTGGCATGCAGACTCAAGGAATGCTCCCAAGAAGGTTGCAGGGGTTTTGGAGGTTGATCAGTTCACTGCATTACAAGCACAGATTGCAGCAATGCAGAACCATATGACTACTCAGCTTAACAACTTAAAGTTGGGTACAACACAACCAGCAGCCACGATAAATGTAGTTCAACAGGTATATTCATGGTGTAAAGTTTGCGAAAGTGGTGAGCATAAAGCAGATGCATGTTCTGTTAATCCAAATTCAGTCAACCATGTGGGGAATGCAAATCGtcagggtcaacagaattttGTCAATACATATAATCCAAATTGGAGAAACCACCCTAATTTTTCATGGGTCGAAAATCAGGTACAAAATACAAATCAGTATAAGGGACCAGTGCAACCAAATCCACAGCCAGTTCAGAAAAATCAGGCGACTGCTTCGAATAGTAATGTAGAGGAGATTCTTAAGCAGTTTATGGCTCAACAAGCATAA